In one Populus nigra chromosome 12, ddPopNigr1.1, whole genome shotgun sequence genomic region, the following are encoded:
- the LOC133669402 gene encoding protein TIC 20-II, chloroplastic, whose translation MASISLLRLTPIPTPKTLSKSHPFSSFNPPLTPFLKFPPKTRLSQKSTVTRMSYNPTPATDRLVSAVSYTLPFFNSLQYGRFLFTKYPSLALLVDPLIPLLSLYRSIPYASFVAFFALYLGVVRNPSFSQYVRFNAMQAVTLDVLLVVPLLLTRILSPGRAGLGFKLMVWGHNALFLFSCFCFVYGLASSVLGKTPYLPFIAEAAGRQV comes from the coding sequence ATGGCTTCCATCTCTCTCCTGCGCCTAACTCCCATTCCCACACCAAAAACCCTATCAAAATCCCACCCCTTTTCTTCCTTCAACCCTCCCTTAACTCCCTTTCTCAAATTCCCCCCTAAAACCCGTCTGTCACAAAAATCCACCGTCACCCGCATGTCATACAATCCCACGCCCGCCACCGATCGGTTAGTCTCGGCCGTTTCTTACACCCTCCCTTTCTTTAATTCTCTCCAGTACGGACGGTTTCTTTTCACTAAATACCCATCTCTTGCTCTCCTAGTTGACCCCCTAATCCCTCTCTTAAGCCTCTACAGATCAATCCCATATGCAAGTTTTGTGGCTTTTTTTGCTCTCTACTTGGGTGTGGTGAGAAACCCAAGTTTTAGCCAGTACGTGAGGTTCAATGCTATGCAAGCTGTGACGTTAGATGTTCTATTGGTGGTGCCTTTGCTTTTGACCCGGATCCTTAGtccgggccgggccgggttaGGGTTTAAGTTGATGGTTTGGGGTCATAATGCTCTGTTTCTGTTTAGTTGCTTCTGTTTTGTTTATGGGTTGGCAAGTTCTGTTTTGGGTAAGACTCCTTATTTGCCCTTTATTGCTGAGGCTGCTGGTAGACAAGTATGA